A genomic region of Malania oleifera isolate guangnan ecotype guangnan unplaced genomic scaffold, ASM2987363v1 ctg159, whole genome shotgun sequence contains the following coding sequences:
- the LOC131147129 gene encoding uncharacterized protein LOC131147129, whose translation MNTLVLSAPCLSILLLLLSPISAHMKPSFNLPRLGVAIREEILRYPQVVPSASSSSDFKTFFYNQTLDHFNYNPESYKTFPQKYVMNTEYWGGAAAIAPIFVYFGSEAPLEEDMSVVGVLSDNARHFQALLVYIEHRFYGDSKPFKSIEEVLKNVTIRGYFNSAQAIADYAEVLTYLKETLNAKKSPTIVIGGSYGGMLASWFRLKYPHIALGALASSAPILWFDDITPHNGYTSIVTKDFKETSESCYETIRASWTQIKQIGSTPDGLSFLSRKFRTCSPLNDSSELMNYLVDIYEGAAQYDLPPYYPVNRICSGIDGGSQQTDILSRIFAGLVAYIGKRSCYHTTTPPTETSLGWQWQTCSEMVMPFDFATEKDSMFSPPTPFNLSSFIEDCNKSYGIPPRPHWVTSYYGGHDIKLVLQRFGSNIIFSNGLRDPYSIGGVLQNISDSVVAISTINGSHCLDILIANQTTDPEWLVMQRKVEVKILEGWISQYYSDLSISNDFGE comes from the exons ATGAATACCCTCGTGCTTTCGGCTCCATGCCTGTCAATATTACTATTGCTGCTTTCCCCAATCTCTGCTCATATGAAACCATCATTCAATCTGCCAAGACTCGGCGTAGCAATACGAGAAGAAATCCTGCGTTATCCCCAAGTTGTACCATCTGCATCTTCTTCGAGcgattttaaaacttttttctaCAACCAAACGCTCGATCACTTCAATTATAATCCAGAAAGCTATAAAACTTTTCCACAAAAATATGTGATGAATACAGAGTATTGGGGCGGTGCAGCGGCCATTGCTCCCATCTTTGTTTATTTCGGGTCCGAAGCACCGCTGGAAGAAGACATGTCTGTTGTTGGGGTTCTGTCAGATAATGCTAGACATTTTCAGGCTCTTCTTGTTTATATAGAG CATCGATTTTATGGGGATTCCAAACCCTTTAAATCGATTGAAGAGGTCTTGAAAAATGTTACTATTCGAGGTTATTTCAACTCTGCTCAAGCTATAGCAGATTATGCGGAAGTGCTCACATATCTTAAAGAAACATTAAATGCAAAAAAGTCTCCAACAATTGTCATCGGAGGATCTTATGGTGGAA TGCTTGCATCATGGTTTCGGCTCAAGTATCCCCACATTGCCCTCGGAGCTCTAGCCTCATCAGCGCCTATCCTGTGGTTCGACGACATCACACCACACAATGGATATACTTCAATTGTAACCAAAGATTTTAAA GAAACTAGTGAGAGTTGCTACGAGACTATACGTGCATCATGGACTCAAATCAAACAAATAGGCTCTACGCCTGATGGTCTTTCATTCCTCAGCAGGAAATTTAGAACATGCTC CCCTTTAAACGACTCTTCAGAGCTGATGAACTACCTGGTCGATATATATGAAGGGGCAGCGCAATATGATCTTCCGCCATACTACCCAGTTAACAGGATATGTTCAGGTATTGATGGAGGATCCCAGCAAACTGATATTCTCAGTAGGATATTTGCTGGATTAGTTGCTTATATTGGGAAAAGATCATGCTATCACACAACTACTCCGCCAACAGAAACATCCTTGGGTTGGCAATGGCAG ACTTGTAGCGAAATGGTGATGCCCTTTGACTTTGCTACTGAAAAAGATAGTATGTTCTCTCCACCAACCCCATTTAATCTTAGTAGCTTCATTGAGGACTGTAACAAATCTTATGGTATCCCTCCCCGCCCTCATTGGGTGACAAGTTATTATGGAGGTCAT GATATAAAGTTGGTTCTCCAAAGGTTTGGAAGTAACATTATTTTCTCGAATGGGCTAAGAGACCCTTACAGCATTGGCGG GGTGTTGCAGAATATATCAGATAGTGTTGTTGCCATCTCCACAATTAATG